A single Cupriavidus sp. D39 DNA region contains:
- a CDS encoding M23 family metallopeptidase has product MWSRLREVFARELVVLVDPTNALHARRRKQLTAAVGTVFTLGMAAAMGVAPRSAFDDPQAPRVREAIRLPDLRTQLEQLTETDATFVREERMQRGDTIGSLLKRLGVDDPDAQAFIRRNTTARGLFDLNPGQTVQAEVDENNLLVSLQANLGGDANASRELVIERAGDPADPVYKARVQSVKNELHYEMLSGAIANGGFFKAMDAANVPDEIVQQMLSIFSGVIDFHHDITSGDRFRIVYEAGFRDGAFVRNGRVVAVELINHNQLHQALWYAPEGSKQGAYYTFDGRSMKRPFLRSPVEFSRVSSGFGGRDHPLHHHWAQHKGVDFAAPTGTKVMATGDGEVEFVGQQNGYGNIVILKHHSGYSTYYAHLSGFATMKRGQHVSQGEVIGFVGQTGWATGPHLHYEFRVNDVPLNPLAIAALDTPALSGPARQQFLSYTSEMLSRINALRTYNVASASN; this is encoded by the coding sequence ATGTGGTCCAGACTCCGCGAAGTTTTCGCGCGTGAGCTGGTGGTTCTAGTCGATCCTACCAATGCCCTGCACGCCCGTCGGCGCAAGCAGTTGACAGCGGCGGTGGGTACGGTGTTCACGCTGGGCATGGCCGCCGCCATGGGCGTGGCCCCCCGTAGCGCCTTCGACGATCCCCAGGCTCCGCGTGTCCGGGAGGCGATACGCCTGCCCGATTTACGCACACAACTCGAACAGCTTACCGAAACCGACGCTACCTTTGTGCGCGAAGAGCGCATGCAGCGTGGCGACACCATTGGCAGCCTGCTCAAGCGGCTTGGCGTGGACGACCCCGATGCGCAGGCCTTTATCCGCCGCAACACCACCGCGCGCGGCCTGTTCGACCTCAATCCCGGCCAGACGGTGCAGGCCGAGGTCGACGAGAACAACCTGCTGGTGTCGCTGCAAGCCAACCTCGGCGGTGACGCAAACGCCTCCCGCGAGCTGGTGATCGAACGCGCGGGCGACCCTGCCGATCCGGTCTACAAGGCCCGCGTGCAGTCTGTGAAGAACGAGCTGCACTACGAGATGCTGTCCGGCGCCATCGCCAACGGCGGTTTCTTCAAGGCCATGGACGCTGCCAACGTGCCCGACGAGATCGTCCAGCAGATGCTCTCGATCTTCTCCGGCGTGATCGACTTCCACCACGACATCACCAGCGGCGACCGCTTCCGCATCGTCTACGAAGCGGGCTTTCGCGACGGCGCGTTTGTGCGCAACGGCCGCGTGGTCGCGGTCGAGCTGATCAACCACAACCAGTTGCACCAGGCGCTCTGGTACGCACCGGAAGGCAGCAAGCAGGGCGCGTACTACACCTTCGACGGGCGCAGCATGAAGCGGCCGTTCCTGCGCTCGCCCGTGGAGTTCTCGCGCGTGTCGTCGGGCTTCGGCGGGCGTGACCATCCGCTGCACCACCACTGGGCGCAGCACAAAGGCGTGGACTTTGCCGCACCTACGGGCACCAAGGTGATGGCCACCGGCGACGGTGAAGTCGAGTTTGTCGGCCAGCAGAACGGCTACGGCAACATCGTCATCCTCAAGCACCATAGCGGCTACTCCACTTACTACGCGCACCTGTCCGGCTTTGCCACGATGAAGCGCGGGCAGCATGTGTCGCAAGGCGAGGTCATTGGCTTCGTCGGGCAGACCGGCTGGGCCACCGGCCCGCACCTGCACTACGAGTTCCGCGTCAACGATGTGCCGCTGAACCCGCTGGCCATCGCCGCGCTCGACACGCCCGCGCTGTCGGGCCCGGCGCGCCAGCAGTTCCTGAGCTATACCAGCGAGATGCTCAGCCGCATCAACGCGCTGCGTACCTACAACGTGGCTTCGGCCAGCAATTGA
- the tyrS gene encoding tyrosine--tRNA ligase, with protein MTEVSSGAATSYPLTPTVMHALEVSKRGCDELLVESEWLAKLARSEATGVPLRIKLGLDPTAPDIHIGHTVVLNKMRQLQDLGHQVIFLIGDFTSTIGDPSGRNATRPPLTREQIEANAQTYYSQASLVLDPARTEIRYNSEWCDPLGARGMIQLAAKYTVARMMERDDFTKRFRTGIPISVHEFLYPLMQGYDSVALKADLELGGTDQKFNLLVGRELQKEYGQEQQCILTMPLLVGLDGVEKMSKSKGNYIGVTEAPSEMFGKLMSISDDLMWKYFELLSFRPMSEIDLMKQEISLGRNPRDCKVMLGQEIVTRFHSAADAGRALEDFNHRARGGVPDEIPEVSLSGAPLGIGQLLKQANLVPSTSEANRNIEQGGVKIDGTIVSDKGLKVEAGSYVVQVGKRRFARVTLA; from the coding sequence ATGACTGAAGTTTCCTCCGGCGCTGCCACCTCCTACCCCCTCACGCCCACCGTGATGCACGCCCTGGAGGTGTCCAAGCGCGGTTGCGACGAACTGCTGGTCGAATCCGAATGGCTGGCCAAGCTCGCGCGCAGCGAGGCTACCGGCGTGCCGCTGCGCATCAAGCTGGGGCTGGACCCGACCGCGCCCGATATCCATATCGGCCACACGGTGGTGCTCAACAAGATGCGTCAGTTGCAAGACCTGGGCCACCAGGTCATCTTCCTGATCGGCGACTTCACCTCCACCATCGGCGATCCGTCCGGGCGCAACGCCACCCGTCCTCCGCTCACGCGCGAGCAGATCGAGGCCAACGCCCAGACCTACTACAGCCAGGCCAGCCTGGTGCTGGATCCGGCCAGGACCGAGATCCGCTACAACAGCGAGTGGTGCGATCCGCTGGGTGCGCGCGGCATGATCCAGCTGGCGGCCAAGTACACCGTGGCGCGGATGATGGAGCGCGACGACTTCACCAAACGGTTCCGCACTGGGATTCCGATTTCGGTGCATGAGTTCCTTTACCCGCTCATGCAGGGCTACGATTCGGTCGCGCTCAAGGCCGACCTGGAGCTGGGCGGCACCGACCAGAAGTTCAACCTGCTGGTGGGCCGCGAGCTGCAGAAGGAATACGGCCAGGAGCAGCAGTGCATCCTGACCATGCCGCTGCTGGTGGGCCTGGACGGCGTGGAGAAGATGTCCAAGTCCAAGGGCAACTACATCGGCGTGACCGAAGCCCCGAGCGAGATGTTCGGCAAGCTGATGAGCATCTCGGACGACCTGATGTGGAAGTACTTCGAGCTGCTGTCGTTCCGCCCCATGAGCGAGATCGACCTGATGAAGCAGGAGATCTCGCTGGGCCGCAATCCGCGCGACTGCAAGGTGATGCTCGGCCAGGAGATCGTCACGCGCTTCCACAGCGCTGCCGACGCCGGGCGCGCGCTCGAGGACTTCAACCACCGCGCGCGCGGCGGCGTGCCCGACGAAATCCCCGAGGTCAGCCTTTCCGGCGCGCCGCTGGGCATCGGCCAGTTGCTCAAGCAGGCCAACCTGGTGCCCTCCACGTCGGAAGCCAACCGCAATATCGAGCAGGGCGGCGTCAAGATCGACGGCACCATCGTCAGCGACAAGGGGCTGAAGGTCGAGGCTGGCAGCTACGTCGTGCAAGTGGGCAAGCGCCGCTTCGCACGCGTGACGCTGGCCTGA
- the dtd gene encoding D-aminoacyl-tRNA deacylase — translation MIALIQRVAQARVTVDGRTTGEIGAGLLALVCAERGDTEAQAERLLAKLLAYRVFSDEAGKMNLPVQDIDGRGTRGGLLVVSQFTLAADTNSGTRPSFTPAAAPADGERLYNHFVKRARAAHGEVQTGEFGAMMQVSLVNDGPVTFWLRVPPAAPATNSQPAQASG, via the coding sequence ATGATCGCGTTGATCCAGCGGGTCGCACAGGCCCGCGTCACTGTCGACGGCCGCACTACCGGGGAGATCGGCGCCGGCCTGCTGGCACTGGTCTGCGCCGAGCGTGGCGACACCGAAGCGCAGGCCGAGCGGCTACTCGCCAAGCTGCTGGCTTACCGCGTGTTTTCCGATGAGGCCGGCAAGATGAACCTGCCCGTGCAGGACATCGATGGCCGCGGCACGCGCGGCGGCCTGCTGGTGGTGTCGCAGTTCACGCTGGCCGCCGATACCAACAGCGGCACGCGGCCCAGTTTCACCCCGGCCGCGGCGCCGGCCGATGGCGAGCGCCTGTACAACCATTTCGTGAAGCGCGCGCGCGCCGCGCATGGCGAGGTGCAGACCGGCGAGTTCGGCGCCATGATGCAGGTCAGCCTGGTCAACGACGGTCCGGTCACCTTCTGGCTGCGTGTGCCGCCGGCCGCGCCGGCCACCAATTCCCAGCCAGCGCAGGCCAGCGGCTGA
- a CDS encoding YbhB/YbcL family Raf kinase inhibitor-like protein → MKLWSKAFSDNGPIPVEFAFGAIDPATHVTLSSNRNPDLHWDEAPAETRSFVLTCHDPDVPSRGDDVNQEGREVPASLPRVDFFHWVLVDIPMGLRTISAGTHSDGVIARGKPGPEATGGTAAAGGLRHGLNDYTGWFAGDPDMKGDYYGYDGPCPPWNDSLVHRYVFTVYALDLDRLPLEGTFTGAQVREAIQGHVLAQAAFTGTYTLNPKLAGQPAK, encoded by the coding sequence ATGAAACTCTGGAGCAAGGCATTTAGCGACAACGGGCCGATTCCCGTCGAGTTCGCTTTCGGTGCGATCGACCCCGCCACCCACGTGACGCTGTCGAGCAACCGCAATCCCGACCTGCACTGGGATGAGGCGCCGGCCGAGACGCGTTCCTTTGTGCTGACCTGCCACGATCCGGACGTGCCCAGCCGTGGCGACGACGTCAACCAGGAAGGGCGCGAAGTGCCCGCCTCATTGCCGCGCGTGGACTTCTTTCACTGGGTGCTGGTGGATATTCCGATGGGGCTGCGCACTATCTCAGCAGGCACCCACAGTGATGGCGTGATCGCGCGCGGCAAGCCGGGCCCCGAGGCCACCGGCGGCACCGCCGCGGCGGGCGGGCTGCGCCACGGCCTGAACGACTACACCGGCTGGTTTGCAGGTGACCCGGACATGAAGGGCGACTACTACGGCTACGACGGCCCTTGCCCGCCGTGGAACGACAGCCTGGTGCACCGCTACGTGTTCACCGTCTACGCGCTCGACCTGGACCGCCTGCCGCTCGAGGGCACCTTCACGGGCGCCCAGGTGCGCGAAGCCATCCAGGGCCACGTATTGGCACAGGCCGCCTTCACCGGCACCTATACCCTCAATCCGAAACTCGCCGGCCAGCCGGCGAAGTAA
- a CDS encoding histidine phosphatase family protein — protein MSQLPGPHSLAFTHLILIRHGETAWNRERRLQGQLDIPLNATGAAQADALAQALAVEPIDAVYASDLSRAMQTAAPLAEALGLAVQPDSRLRERCYGSLEGMTYAEMAEQLPEDFARWQARVPDYAPDGGESLLAFHERAVEAALALGRRHPGERIALVAHGGVLDCLYREANDMTLEAPRRHELLNASINRLRCDSVRLTVMQWADVGHLEALTLDEVDRRVP, from the coding sequence ATGTCGCAATTGCCCGGGCCGCATTCGCTGGCCTTCACCCACCTGATCCTGATCCGTCACGGTGAGACCGCATGGAACCGCGAACGGCGCCTGCAAGGCCAGCTCGACATCCCGCTCAATGCCACCGGCGCGGCGCAGGCGGATGCCCTGGCCCAGGCGCTGGCGGTCGAGCCGATCGATGCGGTCTACGCCAGCGACCTGTCGCGCGCGATGCAGACGGCGGCGCCGCTGGCCGAGGCGCTTGGCCTTGCGGTGCAGCCCGATTCCCGCTTGCGCGAGCGCTGCTACGGCTCGCTCGAAGGCATGACCTACGCGGAAATGGCCGAGCAGCTGCCCGAGGATTTCGCCAGGTGGCAAGCGCGGGTTCCCGACTACGCGCCCGATGGCGGTGAGTCCTTGCTGGCGTTTCACGAGCGCGCGGTGGAAGCCGCGCTGGCGCTCGGGCGCCGCCATCCCGGCGAGCGCATTGCCCTGGTGGCGCACGGCGGCGTGCTGGACTGCCTGTACCGCGAAGCCAACGACATGACGCTGGAGGCGCCGCGCCGGCACGAGCTGCTCAATGCCAGCATCAACCGGCTGCGCTGCGACAGCGTGCGGCTCACGGTCATGCAGTGGGCGGACGTGGGCCACCTGGAAGCGCTCACCCTCGACGAAGTCGACCGCAGGGTGCCCTGA
- a CDS encoding queuosine precursor transporter: MTMSSATPAHSGRVYRYYDLVMVAFVTVLLCSNLIGAAKAAQVTLPVIGAVTFGAGVLFFPISYIFGDVLTEVYGYGRDRRVVWAGFAALAFATFMSLVVLKMPVAPFMSDYQKSLEDVFGNTWRIAMGSLIAFCCGSFTNSYVLAKMKLWTNGRWLWTRTIGSTLAGELVDSSLFYVIAFYGVWPLEKVIQVAIAQYILKTTWEVVMTPVTYKVVNFLKRAEREDFYDRNTDFTPFRLRV, from the coding sequence ATGACCATGTCAAGCGCCACGCCCGCCCACAGCGGGCGCGTCTATCGTTACTACGATCTTGTGATGGTGGCTTTCGTCACGGTCCTGCTGTGCTCCAACCTGATCGGCGCGGCCAAGGCGGCCCAGGTCACGCTGCCGGTGATCGGCGCGGTGACCTTCGGCGCGGGCGTGCTGTTCTTCCCGATCTCCTACATTTTTGGGGACGTGCTGACCGAGGTCTACGGCTACGGGCGGGATCGCCGCGTGGTCTGGGCCGGATTCGCCGCGCTGGCGTTCGCCACCTTCATGAGCCTGGTGGTGCTGAAGATGCCGGTGGCGCCCTTCATGAGCGATTACCAGAAGAGCCTGGAAGACGTCTTCGGCAATACCTGGCGCATCGCGATGGGCTCGCTGATCGCGTTCTGCTGCGGCAGCTTCACCAACAGCTACGTGCTGGCCAAGATGAAGCTGTGGACCAATGGCCGCTGGCTGTGGACCCGCACCATCGGCTCCACGCTGGCCGGCGAGCTGGTCGATTCCTCGCTGTTCTACGTGATCGCCTTCTACGGCGTCTGGCCGCTGGAGAAGGTGATCCAGGTCGCCATTGCCCAGTACATCCTCAAGACCACATGGGAAGTGGTGATGACGCCGGTCACCTACAAGGTGGTGAACTTCCTCAAGCGCGCCGAGCGCGAAGACTTCTACGACCGCAATACCGATTTCACGCCCTTCCGCCTGCGGGTGTAG
- a CDS encoding YSC84-related protein, with amino-acid sequence MNRRHFVTRLAGSSLVVATAFAAGCTTTGTYAPTDAAAKKKEIDAGADGALNRLFTTVDGSRDLASRAQGILIFPRVLSAGLVVGGEYGEGVLRSNGAPMGYYRTTSASVGLTAGGQSKSVVLMFMTPDAYNKFVSSSGWTVGADAGVALAKVGANGKLDTITGQQPVIAFLQTNVGLMFDVSLDGSKISKLNI; translated from the coding sequence ATGAATCGACGCCACTTTGTCACCCGGCTGGCGGGCTCGAGCCTGGTCGTGGCCACCGCGTTCGCGGCTGGCTGCACCACGACCGGCACCTATGCGCCAACCGACGCGGCGGCCAAGAAGAAAGAAATCGATGCCGGTGCCGACGGCGCGCTCAACCGGCTGTTCACGACGGTCGACGGCTCCCGCGACCTGGCGTCGCGAGCCCAGGGCATCCTGATTTTCCCGCGTGTGCTGTCTGCTGGGCTGGTAGTTGGCGGCGAATACGGCGAGGGCGTGCTGCGCTCAAACGGTGCCCCGATGGGCTACTACCGCACGACCTCTGCCTCGGTCGGCCTGACTGCCGGCGGCCAGTCCAAGTCGGTGGTGCTGATGTTCATGACGCCCGATGCCTACAACAAGTTCGTCAGCAGCAGCGGCTGGACGGTCGGCGCGGATGCCGGCGTGGCGCTCGCCAAGGTCGGTGCCAACGGCAAACTCGATACGATCACCGGCCAGCAGCCGGTGATCGCCTTCCTGCAGACCAATGTCGGGCTGATGTTCGACGTGTCGCTGGACGGCTCCAAGATCAGCAAGCTGAACATCTAG
- the ruvB gene encoding Holliday junction branch migration DNA helicase RuvB, with translation MIETDKLATERGPDRVIAPTAVSPNEEAFERALRPKLLDEYVGQEKVRGQLDIFMHAARNRREALDHVLLFGPPGLGKTTLAHIIAREMGVNLRQTSGPVLERPGDLAALLTNLEANDVLFIDEIHRLSPVVEEILYPALEDYQIDIMIGEGPAARSVKLDLQPFTLVGATTRAGMLTNPLRDRFGIVARLEFYTAEELSRIVTRSAQLLGARIDPMGALEIARRARGTPRIANRLLRRVRDFAEVKGDGNITRTIADAALAMLDVDAVGFDLMDRKLLEAILLKFSGGPVGVDNLAAAIGEERDTIEDVLEPFLIQQGYLQRTPRGRMATAAAYRHFGLAAPGDSGDPAPA, from the coding sequence ATGATCGAAACCGACAAGCTAGCCACCGAGCGGGGCCCCGATCGCGTGATCGCCCCCACCGCCGTCTCCCCCAACGAAGAGGCCTTCGAGCGCGCGCTGCGTCCCAAGCTGCTCGACGAATATGTCGGCCAGGAAAAAGTGCGCGGCCAGCTCGACATCTTCATGCACGCCGCGCGCAACCGCCGCGAAGCGCTCGATCACGTGCTGCTGTTCGGGCCACCTGGGCTGGGCAAGACAACGCTGGCGCACATCATCGCCCGTGAGATGGGCGTCAACCTGCGCCAGACCTCGGGCCCGGTGCTGGAGCGCCCGGGCGACCTGGCCGCGCTGCTGACCAACCTGGAAGCCAACGACGTCTTGTTCATCGACGAAATCCACCGGCTTTCCCCGGTCGTCGAGGAAATCCTGTACCCGGCGCTCGAGGACTACCAGATCGACATCATGATCGGCGAAGGCCCGGCCGCGCGCTCGGTCAAGCTGGACCTGCAGCCCTTCACGCTGGTCGGCGCCACCACCCGCGCGGGCATGCTGACCAACCCGCTGCGCGATCGCTTCGGCATCGTGGCGCGGCTGGAGTTCTACACCGCCGAGGAGCTCTCGCGCATCGTCACGCGCTCCGCCCAGCTGCTGGGTGCCCGCATCGACCCGATGGGCGCGCTGGAAATCGCACGCCGCGCGCGCGGCACGCCGCGGATCGCCAACCGGCTGCTGCGCCGCGTGCGCGACTTTGCGGAGGTCAAAGGAGACGGCAACATCACCCGCACGATTGCCGACGCCGCACTCGCCATGCTCGACGTGGACGCGGTCGGCTTCGACCTGATGGACCGCAAGCTGCTGGAAGCGATCCTGCTCAAGTTCAGCGGCGGCCCGGTGGGCGTGGATAACCTGGCCGCTGCCATCGGCGAGGAGCGCGACACCATCGAGGACGTGCTCGAGCCTTTCCTGATCCAGCAGGGCTACCTGCAGCGCACACCACGGGGCCGCATGGCCACCGCTGCCGCCTACCGGCACTTCGGGCTGGCCGCCCCCGGGGACAGCGGCGATCCGGCGCCTGCCTGA
- the ruvA gene encoding Holliday junction branch migration protein RuvA → MIGRIAGTLIEKNPPHLLVDCHGVGYEIDVPMSTFYNLPAVGHPVTLLTQQIVREDAHLLYGFGSATERNTFRELIKITGIGARMALAVLSGMSVSELAQAITLQEAGRLTRVPGIGKKTAERLLLELKGKLGAELGAAPGSTPVHDNAVDILNALLALGYSEKEAALAIKQVPAGTGVSDGIKMALKSLSKG, encoded by the coding sequence ATGATCGGACGCATCGCCGGCACCCTCATCGAGAAGAATCCCCCGCACCTGCTGGTCGATTGCCACGGCGTCGGCTATGAGATCGACGTGCCGATGAGCACCTTCTACAACCTGCCCGCCGTCGGCCATCCCGTTACCTTGCTGACCCAGCAGATCGTGCGAGAGGATGCGCACCTGCTGTACGGCTTCGGCAGCGCCACCGAGCGCAACACCTTCCGCGAGCTGATCAAGATCACCGGCATCGGTGCGCGCATGGCGCTGGCGGTGCTCTCCGGCATGTCGGTCAGCGAACTGGCGCAGGCCATCACGCTGCAGGAAGCGGGGCGCCTGACGCGCGTGCCGGGCATCGGCAAGAAGACCGCCGAGCGCCTGCTGCTAGAGCTCAAGGGCAAGCTGGGCGCCGAGCTTGGGGCTGCGCCCGGCAGCACCCCGGTGCACGACAACGCCGTCGACATCCTCAACGCGCTGCTGGCACTCGGCTACTCGGAGAAGGAGGCGGCACTGGCGATCAAGCAGGTGCCGGCCGGCACCGGCGTGTCGGACGGCATCAAGATGGCGCTGAAGTCGCTGTCCAAGGGTTGA
- a CDS encoding glycerophosphodiester phosphodiesterase: MNSLRSARLPALLSALAAAVLAGCAAQPPVATAPAAPAPSPAPAAPKALVIGHRGASALRPEHTLASYQRAIDDGADVVEPDLVMTRDGVLVARHENEIGTTTNVAELPQFASRKRIKVIDGERLDGWFTEDFTLAELKTLRARERIPQVRKANTQYNDKFEIPTFDEIIELVAKASQRSGRVIGLYPETKHPSYFRGIGLPLEEKLVATLQAHAYTRSAPVFVQSFETGNLREMRQRLAQGMPNVKLIQLMGGAKNRPADWRLAGDTRTFANMMTPIGLREVASYANGIGPEKSSVVPRDANGNLGTPTALVRNAHAAGLLVHPYTFRPENTFLPRNLRTGGDDATRSPSGMVREVQAFLAAGIDGFFTDDPALGRQAVDTLGR; encoded by the coding sequence TTGAATTCGCTCCGCTCCGCTCGCCTGCCAGCACTGCTGTCCGCGCTGGCCGCCGCGGTCCTCGCCGGCTGCGCCGCGCAGCCGCCCGTGGCCACCGCCCCGGCAGCCCCGGCCCCCAGCCCGGCGCCAGCCGCGCCCAAGGCGCTGGTGATCGGGCATCGCGGCGCCAGCGCGCTGCGCCCTGAGCACACGCTGGCGTCCTACCAGCGCGCCATCGACGACGGTGCCGACGTGGTGGAGCCCGACCTGGTGATGACGCGCGACGGCGTGCTGGTGGCCCGGCACGAGAACGAGATCGGCACCACGACCAATGTGGCGGAGCTGCCCCAGTTCGCCAGCCGCAAGCGCATCAAGGTGATCGACGGCGAGCGCCTGGACGGCTGGTTCACCGAAGACTTCACGCTGGCTGAGCTCAAGACGTTGCGCGCGCGCGAGCGCATCCCGCAGGTGCGCAAGGCCAATACCCAGTACAACGACAAGTTCGAGATCCCCACCTTCGACGAAATCATCGAGCTGGTGGCCAAGGCATCGCAACGCAGCGGGCGCGTGATCGGCCTGTATCCGGAAACCAAGCACCCGAGCTATTTCCGCGGCATCGGGCTGCCGCTGGAGGAGAAGCTGGTGGCCACGCTGCAAGCCCATGCATATACGCGCAGCGCGCCCGTATTCGTGCAGTCCTTCGAGACTGGCAACCTGCGCGAGATGCGCCAGCGCCTGGCCCAGGGCATGCCCAATGTGAAGCTCATCCAATTGATGGGTGGCGCGAAGAACCGGCCTGCCGACTGGCGCCTGGCCGGCGACACCCGCACCTTCGCCAACATGATGACCCCGATCGGCCTGCGCGAAGTGGCCAGCTACGCCAACGGCATCGGCCCGGAGAAGTCCAGCGTGGTGCCCCGCGACGCCAACGGCAACCTCGGCACGCCGACCGCGCTGGTGCGCAACGCGCACGCGGCCGGCTTGCTGGTCCATCCCTATACCTTCCGCCCTGAGAACACCTTCCTGCCGCGCAACCTGCGCACCGGCGGCGATGATGCCACGCGCAGCCCCAGCGGCATGGTGCGCGAGGTGCAAGCATTCCTCGCCGCCGGCATCGACGGCTTCTTCACCGACGATCCCGCGCTGGGACGCCAGGCGGTGGACACGCTGGGCCGATAG
- the ruvC gene encoding crossover junction endodeoxyribonuclease RuvC, producing MRILGIDPGLRTTGFGVLEKHGNKLTYIASGTIKSDGDSGLPARLKTLFDGISEVTRTYAPDCAAIEKVFVNVNPQSTLLLGQARGAAICGLVAHGLPVFEYTALQLKVAVVGYGRANKEQVQEMVMRLLSLTGRPSSDAADALGMAICHANGSNTLTALTGLAPDLVRKGMRVRRGRLIG from the coding sequence ATGCGTATCCTCGGCATCGACCCCGGCCTCCGCACCACCGGCTTCGGCGTGCTCGAAAAGCACGGCAACAAGCTAACTTACATCGCCTCCGGCACCATCAAGAGCGACGGCGACAGCGGCCTGCCGGCAAGGCTGAAAACCCTCTTCGACGGCATCAGCGAAGTCACCCGCACCTACGCGCCCGATTGCGCCGCGATCGAGAAAGTATTCGTCAACGTCAACCCGCAATCCACGCTGCTGCTGGGCCAGGCCCGCGGCGCGGCGATCTGCGGGCTGGTGGCGCATGGCCTGCCGGTGTTCGAGTACACAGCACTGCAATTGAAGGTGGCGGTAGTCGGCTACGGCCGCGCCAACAAGGAACAGGTGCAGGAAATGGTGATGCGCCTGCTGAGCCTGACGGGGCGGCCCAGCTCCGACGCGGCGGATGCGCTGGGCATGGCAATCTGCCATGCCAATGGCAGCAACACGCTCACCGCCCTGACCGGGCTGGCCCCGGACCTGGTGCGCAAGGGCATGCGCGTACGGCGTGGGCGCCTGATCGGCTAA